A single Panthera tigris isolate Pti1 chromosome A3, P.tigris_Pti1_mat1.1, whole genome shotgun sequence DNA region contains:
- the BTBD3 gene encoding BTB/POZ domain-containing protein 3 isoform X1: protein MVDDKEKNMKCLTFFLMLPETVKNRSKKSSKKTNSSSSSGNSSGGSNSKLPPVCYEIITLKTKKKKKMAADIFPRKKPASSSSTTVQQYHQQNLSNNNLIPAPNWQGLYPTIRERNAVMFNNDLMADVHFVVGPPGGTQRLPGHKYVLAVGSSVFHAMFYGELAEDKDEIRIPDVEPAAFLAMLKYIYCDEIDLAADTVLATLYAAKKYIVPHLARACVNFLETSLSAKNACVLLSQSCLFEEPDLTQRCWEVIDAQAELALKSEGFCDIDFQTLESILRRETLNAKEIVVFEAALNWAEVECQRQDLALSIENKRKVLGKALYLIRIPTMALDDFANGAAQSGVLTLNETNDIFLWYTAAKKPELQFVSKARKGLVPQRCHRFQSCAYRSNQWRYRGRCDSIQFAVDKRVFIAGFGLYGSSCGSAEYSAKIELKRQGVVLGQNLSKYFSDGSSNTFPVWFEYPVQIEPDTFYTASVILDGNELSYFGQEGMTEVQCGKVTVQFQCSSDSTNGTGVQGGQIPELIFYA, encoded by the exons ATGGTAGATGACAAGGAAAAGAACATGAAATGTCTCACCTTCTTCTTGATGCTTCCAGAGACGGTAAAGAATAGGTCCAAGAAAAGCTCGAAGAAAACaaatagcagcagcagcagtggcaACAGCAGCGGCGGCAGTAACAGCAAGTTGCCCCCAGTTTGTTATGAAATAATTACCTTGAAgactaaaaagaagaagaagatggcTGCTGATATATTCCCTCGTAAAAAACCAGCCAGCTCCAGCAGCACCACTGTCCAGCAGTACCACCAGCAGAACCTCAGTAACAACAATCTTATTCCGGCCCCAAACTGGCAGGGTCTTTATCCTACCATTCGAGAAAG AAATGCAGTGATGTTCAATAATGATTTGATGGCAGATGTACATTTTGTGGTTGGGCCACCAGGTGGGACTCAGCGGTTGCCAGGACACAAA tATGTTTTAGCTGTTGGGAGCTCTGTGTTCCATGCAATGTTCTACGGAGAACTTGCTGAGGACAAAGATGAAATCCGTATACCAGATGTCGAGCCTGCTGCTTTTCTCGCTATGCTGAA ATATATCTATTGTGATGAAATTGACTTGGCTGCTGACACAGTGCTGGCCACTCTTTATGCTGCCAAAAAGTACATTGTCCCTCACCTCGCCAGAGCCTGCGTTAATTTCCTGGAGACCAGCCTGAGCGCCAAGAACGcctgtgtgctcctctcccaGAGCTGCCTGTTTGAGGAGCCAGACCTGACCCAGCGTTGCTGGGAGGTGATCGATGCCCAGGCTGAGTTAGCTCTCAAGTCTGAGGGATTCTGCGATATTGACTTCCAAACTCTAGAAAGTATCCTCCGCAGGGAAACTCTGAATgccaaagaaattgtggtttttgAGGCAGCTCTCAACTGGGCTGAAGTGGAATGCCAGCGACAAGATCTAGCTTTGAGCATTGAAAATAAACGCAAGGTCCTCGGAAAGGCGCTTTACTTGATCCGCATACCCACGATGGCCCTGGATGATTTTGCAAATGGTGCTGCACAGTCTGGAGTTTTAACCCTCAATGAGACCAATGACATCTTCCTCTGGTACACTGCAGCCAAAAAGCCTGAGTTGCAGTTTGTGAGTAAAGCCCGCAAGGGCCTCGTGCCCCAGCGCTGTCACCGCTTCCAGTCATGTGCCTATCGGAGCAACCAGTGGCGTTACCGGGGCCGCTGCGACAGCATCCAGTTTGCAGTTGACAAGAGAGTGTTCATCGCCGGCTTTGGGCTGTACGGCTCCAGCTGTGGCTCTGCAGAGTACAGTGCCAAGATTGAACTTAAGCGGCAGGGCGTTGTTCTGGGGCAGAACTTGAGCAAGTACTTCTCAGATGGCTCCAGCAATACCTTCCCCGTGTGGTTTGAGTACCCAGTGCAGATTGAGCCAGACACCTTCTACACGGCCAGCGTGATACTGGATGGCAATGAACTCAGCTACTTCGGACAAGAAGGCATGACGGAAGTTCAGTGTGGCAAGGTGACTGTCCAGTTCCAGTGCTCCTCAGATAGCACCAATGGCactggggtgcagggagggcagaTCCCTGAACTTATATTCTATGCTTGA
- the BTBD3 gene encoding BTB/POZ domain-containing protein 3 isoform X2, with protein MAADIFPRKKPASSSSTTVQQYHQQNLSNNNLIPAPNWQGLYPTIRERNAVMFNNDLMADVHFVVGPPGGTQRLPGHKYVLAVGSSVFHAMFYGELAEDKDEIRIPDVEPAAFLAMLKYIYCDEIDLAADTVLATLYAAKKYIVPHLARACVNFLETSLSAKNACVLLSQSCLFEEPDLTQRCWEVIDAQAELALKSEGFCDIDFQTLESILRRETLNAKEIVVFEAALNWAEVECQRQDLALSIENKRKVLGKALYLIRIPTMALDDFANGAAQSGVLTLNETNDIFLWYTAAKKPELQFVSKARKGLVPQRCHRFQSCAYRSNQWRYRGRCDSIQFAVDKRVFIAGFGLYGSSCGSAEYSAKIELKRQGVVLGQNLSKYFSDGSSNTFPVWFEYPVQIEPDTFYTASVILDGNELSYFGQEGMTEVQCGKVTVQFQCSSDSTNGTGVQGGQIPELIFYA; from the exons atggcTGCTGATATATTCCCTCGTAAAAAACCAGCCAGCTCCAGCAGCACCACTGTCCAGCAGTACCACCAGCAGAACCTCAGTAACAACAATCTTATTCCGGCCCCAAACTGGCAGGGTCTTTATCCTACCATTCGAGAAAG AAATGCAGTGATGTTCAATAATGATTTGATGGCAGATGTACATTTTGTGGTTGGGCCACCAGGTGGGACTCAGCGGTTGCCAGGACACAAA tATGTTTTAGCTGTTGGGAGCTCTGTGTTCCATGCAATGTTCTACGGAGAACTTGCTGAGGACAAAGATGAAATCCGTATACCAGATGTCGAGCCTGCTGCTTTTCTCGCTATGCTGAA ATATATCTATTGTGATGAAATTGACTTGGCTGCTGACACAGTGCTGGCCACTCTTTATGCTGCCAAAAAGTACATTGTCCCTCACCTCGCCAGAGCCTGCGTTAATTTCCTGGAGACCAGCCTGAGCGCCAAGAACGcctgtgtgctcctctcccaGAGCTGCCTGTTTGAGGAGCCAGACCTGACCCAGCGTTGCTGGGAGGTGATCGATGCCCAGGCTGAGTTAGCTCTCAAGTCTGAGGGATTCTGCGATATTGACTTCCAAACTCTAGAAAGTATCCTCCGCAGGGAAACTCTGAATgccaaagaaattgtggtttttgAGGCAGCTCTCAACTGGGCTGAAGTGGAATGCCAGCGACAAGATCTAGCTTTGAGCATTGAAAATAAACGCAAGGTCCTCGGAAAGGCGCTTTACTTGATCCGCATACCCACGATGGCCCTGGATGATTTTGCAAATGGTGCTGCACAGTCTGGAGTTTTAACCCTCAATGAGACCAATGACATCTTCCTCTGGTACACTGCAGCCAAAAAGCCTGAGTTGCAGTTTGTGAGTAAAGCCCGCAAGGGCCTCGTGCCCCAGCGCTGTCACCGCTTCCAGTCATGTGCCTATCGGAGCAACCAGTGGCGTTACCGGGGCCGCTGCGACAGCATCCAGTTTGCAGTTGACAAGAGAGTGTTCATCGCCGGCTTTGGGCTGTACGGCTCCAGCTGTGGCTCTGCAGAGTACAGTGCCAAGATTGAACTTAAGCGGCAGGGCGTTGTTCTGGGGCAGAACTTGAGCAAGTACTTCTCAGATGGCTCCAGCAATACCTTCCCCGTGTGGTTTGAGTACCCAGTGCAGATTGAGCCAGACACCTTCTACACGGCCAGCGTGATACTGGATGGCAATGAACTCAGCTACTTCGGACAAGAAGGCATGACGGAAGTTCAGTGTGGCAAGGTGACTGTCCAGTTCCAGTGCTCCTCAGATAGCACCAATGGCactggggtgcagggagggcagaTCCCTGAACTTATATTCTATGCTTGA